Part of the Triticum urartu cultivar G1812 chromosome 2, Tu2.1, whole genome shotgun sequence genome, TCCCCGACGAGCTCCTGGTAGAAATCCTCCTCCGCCTTCCCACCCCAGAGGACCTCAtccgcgcctccgccgcctgcgTCTCCTTCCGCCGCCTCGTCGCCGACCGCGCCTTCCTCCGGCGCTTCCGCAAGCTCCACCCCGCGCCCCTCCTCGGCTTCCTCGACTACAAAGGATTCCCCCCCGCCGTACCGCCTCACCCCTCCGCGCGGGCGGCCAGCGCCGTCGCCAGCGCCGCCGACTTCGACTTCACCTTCCTCCCCGCCCCCTACTGGGGCTGGACCGTGCGGGAAGTCCGCGACGGCCGCGTCCTCCTCGACAGACCCTGCCGTCACGACGAGCTCGGACCCCTCTTCAAGGAGATGGTGGTGTGCGACCCCCTGCACCGGCGGTACCTCCTGCTCCCCCCAATCCCCGATGACCTAGCCGCTCCGGCTGTGTGCCAAATCCTGATAGAAAGGGATTGCTTCGCCGACTGCTTCCTCGCCCCttccggcgacgaggaggaggcagaAGCTATGGAGGAGGAGACTTCATTCAGAGTTTTCTGGCTGGTGCTGCTCCAAACTAAACGGGCGGTACTTGCCTTCTCTTCCTCCACAGGGCAATGGCGAGCCATTACATCCCTAACTTGCAGCTTACTTGGCTTTGTCTTGTCTACATGGACGCTTTTGTCCGTGTCGCGCCATTACGCGCATGGCTGCTTCTACTGGATTTCAGGTTTGAGTGAAAAGTTGCTCGTGCTTGACATCCGGAGGATGGAGTTCTCCATGCCTGACCACCCACCATGTGTCAGAGTTTTGAGGGGTGATGTAGCCATCGTGGAGGCAGGCCAAGGCGTGACTGTGATGTTTGTTCCTAAACCTGACACATCTCGGCGTGTTTATACTGTTTGGCGAAACAATGGTTGGAGTTCCACCCAGTGGCAGATGGAGAATGAGGCATTTTCGCTGGATTCTGGGTCCTTTATGATAGGTGCAGTGGGGAGGCACTTGCTCCTACATTATGGCATGATCTCATCGGTCAAGACAGGTTGTTACACGCGGGATGTCAACACACTCCAGCTTGAGAGGGTGTGTGATTCATGTCCCCACCAGTCAGAAGCATATTGCAACTTCCCACCATCGTTATTATCGTCACCGACAGTGTCAAGTGGTAAACTTTTATGCTGCATGATAGTTACCTCCTTTCATTTATAGTTATAACTATCACATAGCCTGTCTGATACATGCTAGTTCCTTGGTGTGATCAGTAATTATTAGTTACATAGTTTACTGGTTGTTGCTTTGTTTGTGCTTGTGGCAAAGCTGGTCAAATCTGATTTGTTTGCCTTCTCTATTTTCCATCCTAAGGTAATTAGACAGGTGAACGGAAGGATCTAACACACAATAAGTAGCATTTTAGGGGTATTGAAAAATCGTAAAAAACACTGGATCACAACAATTGTTTCAGTTTTTATGTCCAAGATAATGGAGAACGGACAGAAGTTTAAATAGGACATTGCTACCTTGAATAGAAGTTTTTATGTTCATCTTTGTGTTGTTTTATCTTAGAAACTTTTATTCCAGTCAAGCAGGACCTATGCTATCTCGAAATCTTAATTATTTGGTCATCGTTACACCTATAAATTTATCTATATCAATTTCATATAAAAATTATCTTAAGATAGTAAGAGGCAAAAATTTCTTATTTGGTCTCCGATGTGAAAGTTAATTCATTGTTTTAATAAATACTCCATATGATGCTAAAGCTTTAAATGAAATATAGTATTACAAGATATTTTGCATGATGAATCAAATGATATTATTTGCATTTGTTTGGTCATGATAATCTTTATTGCACCTCAAAATGCAAATTTGCAGACACTGACTGAATAGAGATTGATATTACTTTCATGGGATGCTAATGATGGGCATATTGATTATGTTGTAGTTTGCGTCGTGGTTGGAGTTGAGAATTTTTTTTGCCATGTCGTTAACCTTTTTTTGCATTGAGCATCGTGCACTAGCTTTTCGTCCATCAGATTTGGGAACCTTGTCAATAGGCCACAATAGTCGTTTGCTTAATCCCTGTCTTATCCTTTCGTCGTATCTTCCTAAAACATATGTCAGGCCCCGAAACGGTATCATGAACATCTGGCCATCCACTGGAGATCTAAGGGCTCGAGTCATTAAGTGAACTCATCCCTGACTTCCACTTATTGCTTCGCGTCACCTCTCTTCACCTGGAGTGCTTGGAGATGATCCAACAGCTACAGTTCAAACTACCAGATGAGCACTATATACTGACCAACAAAACCTGTTTTAGACTGAATCCTCTCTTACTTTTACCAAAGTGACTATAATAGTGGATTCTTATATGATTATATTAGCGTAAATTATAAATgtttttcatgaaaaaactaTTAATATTACTTCTTTCAATCATATATTTTTAATGAAGGCTTTTCCAGAGAAACTAAATAGAGGTTGTTAGTACTATCATGGGATGGTAATTATGGACAGATGAATGGATTGTGTAGTACTTTGTGTTATGTACAGTACATATGGAACAATATCTTCTGCCATGCCTTTAACCCTTGTTGTGATATTCATTGTGCGCTTTTGGTCCATTACATCTGAAAACCCCTTCACTTGGCCACACTGCACTTTTCTGCTCTATCCCCGCTACAATCCTGTCATCCTGTCCTGCATAAGTGAAGCCCTTTCCAAAGCCATCAAGTGAATCCATCCAACCTGCGACCATCAAGTCAACCCATCCAATCTGCGGAACTTTGCTGTCTGAATTAATGCACTTATCTCAGAGAATTACTCGCTATGGATCTGAATTTTGGCATTTTTTTTCTGCACACCATTTTGTTTCTTTTGAATACCAAATTGTTTCCGGTTCACACCTATATCTATGTCCTGTTCTCCTTCACATGACATCTATCTCCTATAGTAAGTTACTAAATTTCCACCCACGAAAACAGATTCACCTATAGTGATTTACAGCATTACTTTCTTCTGCCATGCCTGTCAAAATTCCAGCTTTGTTTGGCTACATGTAGACACAACCTTTTACTTTTCTCCCTGTTTGCAGTGCACTTTTGTGATTCATGTTTCATTAGTCTATCAAATCGACTCCTTTTTGGTACTGAACTCCAATTATTTTACAACTAAGCCTTTGTTTAGTCTACTGGTGCAATTGAACCTACAACCTAGGAGCCTCTGGCAGATCGCTATTGGTGCTTTCTACtgcctccgttcctaaatataagtctttgtagagattttaatatggactacatacggagcaaaatgagtgaatctacactctaaactacgtctatatacatccgtatgtagttcatattgaaatctctaaaaagacttatatttaggaacggagggagtatgtgcCAATGCTATTTATTTTCTTTAATCACCTTCCTCTCCTTTATGTATGTGCTTCCGTCTCATCCATGCCCTTCCTTTGAAGCAGGGCAACACACATACTATCGAGCACTACACAGTTGCCCTGGTTGCTGCATGACCAAGCTTAACTTTACAACTATCATTAACAAAGAAGTTGCTTGCAGAACTTTGCTGAATTTTGTGAGTACTTAATTGCTGAATTTGACCTTGGGTTGTCTATTCATAAGTTGCCTGCATTTTTCGTAAATCTCAATCACATTACAAAGCTTTTCAATCAACACATCCAATCATTCTCATCCCAAAGTCACCTAGTCTTCAATGTAACAGTGTAATCTTGTGCATGCAGTCCCACGCCACACCAACTACCAAGGAGTGGACGACGCTGTGCCGGCACCAGAACCACGACAATCTGACCCTGGAGGCGTGGAAGGACCTACCGGTCAAGAACCGACGGACCTCGCCAGGGAACTGCCGTGCAAGCGCCGTCGTCTCAGCGGCCGCTCGGGCTCCAGAACCCATGGAGGCGGGTCGCGATGGACGGGGAGAAGGAGGCTGAGGCTTGACCCGTGGTGGATGAGGGCCTGGGGGCGGATGAGGGGCCAGATCAAGCTGCTGTCCAGGACTGCTGCGGCCAAGACCTTGGGTGGGAGGGGCTTGCCTAGGGTGTGCTAGCAGCTAGCTAGATGGAGACATGGAGTGACTCGATCCTTTTTGTAAGGTTTATACTATTTGCCTGCTGCATATCGATCTGATTTCTTTGAGTTACCTTCTAGGGATCTGGAGAATTTTTGCATCCAAGCATGAACACGCTACTTTCAAATTCCACTGGATTCTTGTTGATCCACTTTTTTCGGTCCACGCGTGTGATGTTGTAGCAGTCAGGGGCTAAATGCATGGCATCCTGTTTGATCTAGCATGTGG contains:
- the LOC125540285 gene encoding uncharacterized protein LOC125540285 isoform X2, encoding MALPAIPDELLVEILLRLPTPEDLIRASAACVSFRRLVADRAFLRRFRKLHPAPLLGFLDYKGFPPAVPPHPSARAASAVASAADFDFTFLPAPYWGWTVREVRDGRVLLDRPCRHDELGPLFKEMVVCDPLHRRYLLLPPIPDDLAAPAVCQILIERDCFADCFLAPSGDEEEAEAMEEETSFRVFWLVLLQTKRAVLAFSSSTGQWRAITSLTCSLLGFVLSTWTLLSVSRHYAHGCFYWISGLSEKLLVLDIRRMEFSMPDHPPCVRVLRGDVAIVEAGQGVTVMFVPKPDTSRRVYTVWRNNGWSSTQWQMENEAFSLDSGSFMIGAVGRHLLLHYGMISSVKTGCYTRDVNTLQLERVCDSCPHQSEAYCNFPPSLLSSPTVSSGPETVS
- the LOC125540285 gene encoding uncharacterized protein LOC125540285 isoform X1, with the translated sequence MALPAIPDELLVEILLRLPTPEDLIRASAACVSFRRLVADRAFLRRFRKLHPAPLLGFLDYKGFPPAVPPHPSARAASAVASAADFDFTFLPAPYWGWTVREVRDGRVLLDRPCRHDELGPLFKEMVVCDPLHRRYLLLPPIPDDLAAPAVCQILIERDCFADCFLAPSGDEEEAEAMEEETSFRVFWLVLLQTKRAVLAFSSSTGQWRAITSLTCSLLGFVLSTWTLLSVSRHYAHGCFYWISGLSEKLLVLDIRRMEFSMPDHPPCVRVLRGDVAIVEAGQGVTVMFVPKPDTSRRVYTVWRNNGWSSTQWQMENEAFSLDSGSFMIGAVGRHLLLHYGMISSVKTGCYTRDVNTLQLERVCDSCPHQSEAYCNFPPSLLSSPTVSSVPRHTNYQGVDDAVPAPEPRQSDPGGVEGPTGQEPTDLARELPCKRRRLSGRSGSRTHGGGSRWTGRRRLRLDPWWMRAWGRMRGQIKLLSRTAAAKTLGGRGLPRVC